The Synchiropus splendidus isolate RoL2022-P1 chromosome 1, RoL_Sspl_1.0, whole genome shotgun sequence genome includes a window with the following:
- the tax1bp3 gene encoding tax1-binding protein 3, with protein MSFLPGQPVTAVVQRIEIQKLQQGDNLILGFSIGGGIDQDPGQNPFSEDKSDKGIYVTRISPGGPADVAGLMEGDKIMQVNGWDMTVMTHDQARKRLTKKKEHVVRLLVTRKSLQDAVKQSMGKLPKPSHGAAHGMYKDQLLR; from the exons ATGTCCTTTCTTCCCGGACAACCGgtcactgctgttgtg CAACGTATTGAGATCCAGAAGTTGCAGCAAGGTGATAATCTGATACTGGGCTTCAGCATCGGAGGAGGAATCGACCAGGATCCTGGCCAAAACCCTTTCTCTGAAGATAAAAGTGACAAA GGAATCTATGTGACCAGGATCTCGCCCGGAGGACCAGCAGATGTGGCGGGCTTGATGGAGGGGGACAAAATAATGCAG GTGAATGGGTGGGACATGACGGTCATGACTCATGACCAGGCTCGCAAAAGACTGACCAAAAAGAAGGAACATGTGGTGCGTCTCCTGGTGACCCGAAAGTCCCTTCAGGACGCCGTCAAGCAGTCCATGGGGAAACTTCCCAAACCTTCACATGGGGCTGCTCACGGGATGTACAAGGACCAACTTCTGCGCTGA